A window of the Miscanthus floridulus cultivar M001 chromosome 14, ASM1932011v1, whole genome shotgun sequence genome harbors these coding sequences:
- the LOC136503919 gene encoding uncharacterized protein: MDGGSGLNIMYAKTLDEMGVDRMNLRPIEAPFHGVVPVGFPRTFHAILGRPCYVKFMAVSNYMYLKLKMPGLRGVITICTSFQRAYECEVECYGHASTVIASKELATLREKVIEEAPDAKKSTGSFKSAEGSREVLLDASSSKGRKVRIRTALSSE; encoded by the exons atggatgggggcagcggcctcaacatcatgtacgccaagacgctcgacgagatgggcgtcgaccgaatgaACCTCCGTCCCATcgaagcacctttccatggcgtcgtgcctg tggggttcccgaggactttccacgccatcctgggacgaccatgctatgtgaagttcatggccgtttcCAATTATatgtacctgaagctgaagatgccgggcctccgcggggtcatcaccatctgcacctccttccagcgcgcttacgagtgcgaagtcgaatgctatggacacgcatccacagtcattgcctccaaagagctcgccaccctcagggagaagGTCATCGAAGAGGCACCTGACgcaaagaaatcaaccgggtcgttcaAATCAGCAGAAGGCtctagggaggtcctcttggatgcCAGCAGCTCTAAGGGCAGAAAAGTCCGCAtcaggaccgcgctctcctccgaatag